In Streptomyces puniciscabiei, a single genomic region encodes these proteins:
- a CDS encoding MarR family winged helix-turn-helix transcriptional regulator, translating to MTASPTAADWLRLDRQICFSLHAASRAFNGVYRVILKDLGLTYPQYLVMLVLWEQGDLPVKALGEHLRLDSGTLSPLVKRLEGAGLVRRERSAEDERSVWVRLTEEGAGLRERALEVPRRIARATGFGLEEITELRERLDRLTTALDAAAVTAGREEN from the coding sequence ATGACCGCCTCGCCCACCGCCGCCGACTGGCTCCGCCTGGACCGCCAGATCTGCTTCTCCCTGCACGCCGCGTCCCGCGCCTTCAACGGCGTCTACCGCGTGATCCTGAAGGACCTCGGGCTCACCTACCCCCAGTACCTGGTGATGCTGGTGCTGTGGGAGCAGGGCGACCTGCCCGTCAAAGCGCTCGGCGAACATCTGCGGCTCGACTCCGGCACGCTGTCCCCGCTGGTCAAGCGGCTGGAAGGGGCCGGTCTGGTGCGCCGGGAGCGCAGCGCCGAGGACGAGCGCTCGGTATGGGTCCGGCTCACCGAGGAGGGCGCGGGGCTGCGCGAGCGGGCCCTGGAGGTGCCGCGCCGCATCGCCCGGGCGACCGGCTTCGGCCTGGAGGAGATCACCGAGCTGCGCGAACGCCTCGACCGGCTCACGACCGCGCTGGACGCGGCGGCCGTGACAGCGGGGCGCGAGGAGAACTAG
- a CDS encoding glycosyltransferase family 87 protein: MNRLRVNSGPVPGVTALWLATRALMLWLLTHDSAPLLGGGTVAREVWWLYGDWYGVLAHGSFPAHDTLWQYPPGAGVVLLAPRLLPWLTYFQAFVVLTLAVDALVTAALTRAGRLPGRSPLGAVLWTAGLPLLLHLPLARYDVQVTALAVLSLLAVGRSPRAAGVWGALGALVKVWPALMLLGTPRGRDTRRAWGWAAAAGAVAFGALAALFDHPLAFLREQGGRGVQIESLGGTALNLARHAGWPGRARYRYGATELVGPHVQAVATVSLALTAAAFALLVLWRARARRWSEATPFDAALCAVLLFTVTSRVISPQYMIWLLGLAAVCLTSRHTSQRPVAALVVAAAALSALVFPMNYGEVVDGTWTGCLLMLARNGILAGASALSLFRLWRSTHSKEKTLQTREPRPDSGRLPDRALSLS; this comes from the coding sequence ATGAACCGTCTCCGTGTCAACTCCGGTCCGGTCCCCGGCGTCACCGCCCTCTGGCTGGCCACCCGCGCGCTGATGCTGTGGCTGCTCACCCACGACAGTGCCCCGCTGCTGGGCGGGGGCACGGTGGCGCGTGAGGTGTGGTGGCTGTACGGCGACTGGTACGGCGTCCTCGCACACGGCTCGTTCCCGGCGCACGACACGCTGTGGCAGTACCCGCCGGGCGCCGGCGTGGTGCTGCTGGCGCCGCGCCTGCTGCCGTGGCTGACGTACTTCCAGGCGTTCGTGGTGCTCACGCTGGCCGTGGACGCGCTGGTCACGGCGGCGCTGACCCGCGCGGGCAGGCTTCCCGGGCGCAGCCCGCTCGGCGCGGTCCTGTGGACGGCCGGCCTGCCGCTGCTGCTGCACCTCCCGCTCGCCCGGTACGACGTCCAGGTCACCGCCCTGGCCGTGCTCTCGCTGCTGGCCGTGGGCCGCTCCCCGCGCGCGGCCGGGGTCTGGGGAGCGCTGGGCGCACTGGTGAAGGTATGGCCGGCGCTGATGCTTCTGGGCACGCCCCGGGGGCGGGATACGCGCCGGGCGTGGGGGTGGGCGGCGGCCGCCGGAGCCGTCGCCTTCGGCGCGCTCGCCGCGCTGTTCGACCACCCCCTGGCCTTTCTGCGGGAGCAGGGCGGGCGGGGCGTGCAGATCGAGTCGCTCGGCGGTACGGCACTGAACCTGGCGCGGCACGCCGGCTGGCCGGGCCGCGCGCGCTACCGGTACGGCGCCACCGAGCTGGTCGGCCCGCATGTGCAGGCCGTCGCCACCGTCTCCCTCGCGCTGACGGCGGCCGCGTTCGCGCTGCTGGTGCTGTGGCGGGCGCGGGCGCGGCGGTGGAGCGAGGCCACGCCGTTCGACGCGGCGCTGTGCGCGGTGCTGCTGTTCACGGTCACCAGCCGGGTGATCAGCCCGCAGTACATGATCTGGCTGCTCGGTCTCGCGGCGGTGTGCCTGACCTCGCGGCACACCAGCCAGCGGCCGGTGGCGGCGCTGGTCGTGGCGGCGGCGGCGCTGAGCGCCCTGGTGTTCCCGATGAACTACGGCGAGGTGGTCGACGGCACCTGGACCGGCTGTCTGCTGATGCTGGCCCGCAACGGGATCCTGGCGGGCGCGTCCGCGCTGTCGCTCTTCCGGTTGTGGCGTTCGACACATTCGAAGGAAAAGACCCTGCAAACAAGGGAACCTCGACCCGATTCCGGCCGTCTTCCGGACCGGGCTCTAAGTCTCTCTTAA
- a CDS encoding bifunctional glycosyltransferase/CDP-glycerol:glycerophosphate glycerophosphotransferase: MPRFSLIVPCFKVQGFLRECLDSVLLQSFNDFELIAVDDRSPDGCGAILDEYAERDPRVKVLHLPENVGLGRARNAGLPHATGDYLFFLDSDDTLTPGALRAIADRLAEAGDPDVLVFDYARTYWWGGTRRNALAEVLAEAGPGTFTADEYPQILDLLMVVWNKVYRRAFVKAEGFEFPPGYYEDTPWTFPVMLSARRIATLDRICLNYRQRRQGSILSTTSRKHFDIHDQYERVFAFVEQRPELAHWRPYLHRKMGEHCLDILAKPDRLPPADKAEFFRRTREMSRRHRPAQGAPADGETRLLEGSWTAYRIRRQAARAGQEAARLAALAGGAATARARAGWAAVHTLRPLDPHLVVYSASSHRGVLGDPAAVYAKAREIAPQLRGVWVVKDEESADRLPPGVEHVIVGSRRYLEVAARATFFVNDVNWPGTLAKRPGSVHIQTHQGTPLKYMGADLLDKPGARLGFDVPQMLRRADRWDYSLVANRHSELVWERAYPCHFTSLRTGSPRNDVLVNGAESDFRRRYGIPETDTVVLYAPTRRDYRRSGHVDRIDLDRFAADLSECVGAGLTLVVRLHPSLATGPARGMGLTELDRRGILVDATDEPRVEDVLLAADVLVTDYSAVMFDYANLDRPIVVHADDWPAYTASRGAYFDITAEPPGHVARSYRELARLFASGSWRDEESARLRARFRERFCEFDDGRAAERVVRTLLLGEPMTGPGAARIPGQAVGPGALASA, encoded by the coding sequence GTGCCCCGCTTCAGTCTGATCGTGCCCTGCTTCAAGGTGCAGGGCTTTCTGCGCGAGTGCCTGGACTCGGTGCTGCTGCAGTCCTTCAACGACTTCGAGCTGATCGCCGTGGACGACCGCTCCCCCGACGGCTGCGGCGCCATCCTCGACGAGTACGCCGAGCGCGACCCGCGCGTGAAGGTGCTGCACCTGCCGGAGAACGTGGGCCTCGGCCGGGCGCGCAACGCCGGGCTGCCGCACGCCACCGGCGACTACCTGTTCTTCCTGGACAGCGACGACACCCTCACCCCGGGCGCGCTGCGGGCGATCGCCGACCGGCTGGCCGAGGCCGGGGACCCGGACGTGCTGGTCTTCGACTACGCGCGCACCTACTGGTGGGGCGGCACCCGGCGCAACGCCCTGGCCGAGGTGCTCGCCGAGGCCGGCCCGGGCACCTTCACCGCGGACGAGTACCCGCAGATCCTCGACCTGCTGATGGTGGTGTGGAACAAGGTCTACCGGCGGGCGTTCGTGAAGGCGGAGGGCTTCGAGTTCCCGCCCGGCTACTACGAGGACACGCCCTGGACCTTCCCGGTCATGCTCAGCGCACGGCGGATCGCCACGCTGGACCGGATCTGCCTGAACTACCGGCAGCGCCGGCAGGGCAGCATCCTGTCCACGACCAGCCGGAAGCACTTCGACATCCACGACCAGTACGAGCGGGTCTTCGCGTTCGTCGAGCAGCGTCCGGAGCTCGCGCACTGGCGGCCGTACCTGCACCGCAAGATGGGCGAGCACTGCCTGGACATCCTGGCCAAGCCCGACCGGCTGCCGCCCGCCGACAAGGCCGAGTTCTTCCGGCGTACGCGTGAGATGTCGCGGCGCCACCGGCCGGCGCAGGGTGCCCCGGCCGACGGCGAGACCAGGCTGCTGGAGGGCTCCTGGACGGCGTACCGGATCAGGCGGCAGGCGGCGCGGGCCGGGCAGGAGGCGGCACGGCTGGCCGCTCTGGCAGGCGGCGCGGCCACCGCCCGGGCCCGCGCCGGCTGGGCGGCCGTGCACACGCTCCGTCCGCTGGACCCGCACCTGGTCGTCTACTCGGCGTCCTCGCACCGGGGCGTGCTCGGCGACCCGGCCGCCGTGTACGCCAAGGCCCGGGAGATCGCCCCGCAGCTGCGCGGGGTGTGGGTGGTGAAGGACGAGGAGAGCGCCGACCGGCTGCCGCCCGGGGTGGAGCACGTGATCGTGGGTTCCCGGCGCTATCTGGAGGTCGCGGCGCGGGCCACGTTCTTCGTGAACGACGTCAACTGGCCCGGCACGCTCGCCAAGCGGCCCGGCAGCGTGCACATCCAGACCCACCAGGGCACCCCGCTGAAGTACATGGGCGCGGATCTGCTGGACAAGCCGGGCGCCCGGCTCGGCTTCGACGTGCCGCAGATGCTGCGCCGGGCCGACCGCTGGGACTACAGCCTGGTCGCCAACCGCCACTCGGAGCTGGTCTGGGAGCGCGCCTACCCCTGCCACTTCACCTCGCTGCGCACCGGCAGCCCGCGCAACGACGTGCTGGTGAACGGCGCCGAGAGCGACTTCCGTCGGCGGTACGGCATCCCGGAGACGGACACGGTGGTGCTGTACGCCCCGACCCGCCGGGACTACCGCCGCAGCGGGCACGTGGACCGGATCGACCTGGACCGCTTCGCGGCGGACCTGAGCGAGTGCGTGGGCGCGGGGCTCACCCTGGTGGTCCGGCTGCACCCGTCACTGGCGACCGGTCCCGCGCGGGGCATGGGCCTGACCGAGCTGGACCGGCGCGGGATCCTGGTCGACGCGACCGACGAGCCGCGCGTGGAGGACGTCCTGCTCGCGGCCGACGTGCTGGTCACCGACTACTCGGCCGTGATGTTCGACTACGCCAACCTGGACCGGCCGATCGTGGTGCACGCCGACGACTGGCCCGCGTACACCGCGAGCCGGGGCGCCTACTTCGACATCACCGCCGAACCGCCGGGCCATGTCGCGCGCTCCTACCGCGAGCTGGCCCGGCTGTTCGCCTCGGGGTCCTGGCGGGACGAGGAGTCGGCGCGGCTGCGGGCCCGGTTCAGGGAGCGGTTCTGCGAGTTCGACGACGGCCGGGCCGCCGAGCGCGTCGTACGGACGCTGCTGCTGGGCGAGCCGATGACCGGCCCCGGCGCGGCCCGGATCCCGGGCCAGGCGGTGGGCCCGGGCGCGCTGGCGTCGGCGTAG
- a CDS encoding organic hydroperoxide resistance protein — protein sequence MDALYTAVATATHGRDGRAVSSDGRIDLKLAPPVELGGNGEGTNPEQLFAAGYAACFGSALGLVGRQAKVDVSDAAVTAEVGIGKQGEGFGLKVTLRVELPDTVDTETGRKLVETAHQVCPYSNATRGNIEVDLVIE from the coding sequence ATGGACGCGCTCTACACCGCAGTCGCCACCGCCACCCACGGCCGGGACGGCCGTGCCGTCTCCTCCGACGGCAGGATCGACCTCAAGCTGGCCCCGCCGGTGGAGCTGGGCGGCAACGGCGAGGGCACCAACCCCGAGCAGCTCTTCGCCGCCGGTTACGCCGCCTGCTTCGGCAGCGCCCTCGGCCTCGTCGGCCGGCAGGCCAAGGTCGACGTCAGCGACGCCGCCGTGACCGCCGAGGTCGGCATCGGCAAGCAGGGTGAGGGCTTCGGGCTGAAGGTGACGCTGCGCGTCGAGCTGCCCGACACCGTGGACACGGAGACCGGCCGCAAGCTGGTCGAGACCGCCCACCAGGTCTGCCCCTACTCCAACGCGACCCGCGGCAACATCGAGGTCGACCTCGTCATCGAGTAG
- a CDS encoding bifunctional glycosyltransferase/CDP-glycerol:glycerophosphate glycerophosphotransferase: protein MPRFSIIVPSHGVVARLSQALDSVLGQSFGDLQLIPVCDAPDSPAGAVAAGHTERDSRVTPVHSPPSAGLSGARNAGIRAATGAYVLFLDGDDLLLPGALAALDARLTETAGVDVLYAEHERAPWWEGEPTNPAAPLFAGAPKGAFAPADLPELTGVQLPAWSAAYRRDFLTEHELAFPDSHFTDLGWGGLTTLAAGRIAVLRRVVVRHRLRRQGSRLNLPGPHQHDLLGQVELVLTRAAERELPAERTRALFEQLFTQVLKTASRPERLPSGHRAFFRRAARLYRRHRPAGFRAPGGSLGVQHRLLATGAYSAFRALRGANQLAVHTAESLPRPRAVRTRLRYARDLHRPLDENLAVYCAYWGRGYTCNPAAIHAKARELAPHIRSVFLVEVGQAHTMPEDVEYAVIGSRRYWEVLARAKYLVNNANFAEGIVKRPGSVHLQTQHGTPLKTMGVDQSTYPVVAAQSGSYTKLLGRVDRWDFNLSSNRHSTQMWERAFPGSWEALEYGYPRNDVYYTATGEDVARVRRELGVPEGSTAVLYAPTHRDHHTGFEPGLDLEAFCAAAGEDVVVLLRAHYFYDRGPGRGDGRIIDVTAHRSAEDVCLAADALVTDYSSIMFDYANLDRPIVVYADDWDVYRETRGVYFDLMAEPPGPVARTPQELAAVFRDGSYAGEQAAALRAAFRERFCEFDDGRAAERVVRRVLLGEPPEALPPVIPPARRVPAPAAATLVRS from the coding sequence ATGCCCCGCTTCAGCATCATCGTCCCCTCCCATGGGGTCGTCGCCCGGCTGTCCCAGGCGCTGGACTCGGTTCTCGGCCAGTCCTTCGGCGATCTGCAGCTGATCCCGGTCTGCGACGCCCCCGACTCCCCGGCCGGCGCCGTGGCCGCCGGACACACGGAGCGGGACTCCCGGGTGACCCCGGTCCACTCGCCGCCGTCCGCCGGTCTGAGCGGGGCACGCAACGCGGGGATCCGTGCGGCGACCGGCGCGTATGTGCTGTTCCTGGACGGCGACGACCTGCTGCTGCCGGGTGCCCTCGCGGCGCTGGACGCCCGGCTGACCGAAACCGCCGGCGTCGACGTCCTCTACGCCGAGCACGAGCGCGCCCCCTGGTGGGAGGGCGAGCCGACCAACCCGGCCGCGCCGCTGTTCGCCGGAGCGCCGAAGGGTGCCTTCGCCCCCGCCGACCTGCCGGAGCTGACCGGCGTCCAGCTCCCGGCGTGGAGCGCGGCCTACCGCCGCGACTTCCTCACCGAGCACGAACTCGCCTTTCCCGACAGCCACTTCACCGACCTGGGCTGGGGCGGGCTGACCACGCTCGCGGCCGGGCGGATCGCGGTGCTGCGCCGGGTCGTGGTACGCCACCGGCTGCGCCGGCAGGGCAGCCGGCTGAACCTGCCGGGGCCGCACCAGCACGACCTGCTCGGCCAGGTGGAGCTCGTGCTGACCCGGGCCGCCGAGCGGGAGCTGCCCGCCGAGCGGACGCGCGCGCTCTTCGAGCAGCTGTTCACCCAGGTCCTGAAGACCGCGTCCCGGCCGGAGCGGCTGCCGTCCGGGCACCGGGCGTTCTTCCGCCGCGCCGCCCGCCTCTACCGGCGCCACCGCCCGGCCGGCTTCCGGGCCCCGGGCGGCAGCCTGGGCGTGCAGCACCGGCTGCTGGCGACCGGGGCGTACAGCGCGTTCCGGGCGCTGCGTGGCGCCAACCAGCTGGCCGTGCACACCGCCGAGAGCCTGCCGCGCCCGCGCGCGGTGCGCACCCGGCTGCGCTACGCCCGCGACCTGCACCGCCCGCTCGACGAGAACCTGGCCGTGTACTGCGCCTACTGGGGCCGGGGGTACACCTGCAACCCGGCCGCGATCCACGCCAAGGCCCGCGAACTCGCCCCGCACATCCGCTCGGTGTTCCTCGTCGAGGTCGGCCAGGCGCACACGATGCCGGAGGACGTGGAGTACGCGGTGATCGGCTCCCGCCGCTACTGGGAGGTGCTGGCCCGCGCCAAGTACCTGGTGAACAACGCCAACTTCGCCGAGGGCATCGTCAAGCGGCCCGGCAGTGTGCACCTGCAGACCCAGCACGGCACCCCGCTGAAGACGATGGGCGTGGACCAGTCGACGTACCCGGTGGTGGCCGCGCAGTCCGGCAGCTACACGAAACTGCTGGGCCGGGTCGACCGCTGGGACTTCAACCTCTCCTCCAACCGCCACTCCACCCAGATGTGGGAGCGCGCCTTCCCCGGCTCCTGGGAGGCGCTGGAGTACGGCTATCCGCGCAACGACGTCTACTACACGGCGACCGGCGAGGACGTGGCCCGCGTCCGGCGGGAGCTGGGCGTCCCCGAGGGCAGCACGGCCGTCCTCTACGCCCCGACCCACCGCGACCACCACACCGGCTTCGAGCCCGGCCTGGACCTGGAGGCGTTCTGCGCGGCGGCCGGCGAGGACGTGGTCGTGCTGCTGCGCGCCCACTACTTCTACGACCGGGGGCCGGGCCGCGGCGACGGCCGGATCATCGACGTCACCGCGCACCGCTCGGCCGAGGACGTGTGCCTGGCGGCGGACGCGCTGGTCACCGACTACTCCTCGATCATGTTCGACTACGCCAACCTGGACCGGCCGATCGTGGTGTACGCCGACGACTGGGACGTCTACCGGGAGACCCGGGGCGTCTACTTCGACCTGATGGCCGAACCGCCCGGACCGGTCGCGCGCACCCCTCAGGAGCTGGCCGCCGTCTTCCGGGACGGCTCGTACGCGGGTGAGCAGGCCGCGGCGCTGCGGGCGGCGTTCCGGGAGCGGTTCTGCGAGTTCGACGACGGCCGGGCCGCCGAACGCGTCGTACGGCGGGTGCTGCTCGGCGAGCCGCCGGAGGCTCTCCCGCCCGTGATCCCGCCGGCGCGGCGCGTCCCCGCCCCCGCCGCCGCGACCCTCGTGAGGAGCTGA
- a CDS encoding bifunctional glycosyltransferase/CDP-glycerol:glycerophosphate glycerophosphotransferase — MPRFSVIVPAYKVQAYLSECLDSVLSQSYPDLELIAVDDCSPDACGAIIDEYADRDARVRPVHLAENQGLGRARNAGMAEATGDYLVFLDSDDTLTPDALRSIADRIKETGEPDVLVYDYARTYWDGRVVRNQLAGQLTEQSAAPFRLEDRPGLLRVLMVAWNKAYRREFVEEHGFTFPPGYYEDTPWTFPVLMTAGSISTLDRVCVHYRQRRQGNILGTTSARHFDLFEQYDRVFAYVEEHPELACWRPELFRRMIDHYATVFTKRDRLPRGSHGEFLRRARAHYRRHRVPGARMRRRAILVRFGLHRTFRAFQLVSAVRRRTFKAVVKLARAVRTGVLRLHYRIQLRLPVRADRAVFGSGAGRGHGGDPGALEEAFRTHVPHIRTAWIARPEHQHRVPPGPRRLRPGTAAYWTALARAKYLVTDDVLDPGLRKRPGQILVQTRQGTPLGHMGLDLQERPAAARDTDFARLLRGVDQWDVVLSGNRHSTLTWERVLPGRYRTLEYGSPRNDVFQRATSADVARLRQSLGIPEGAVAILYAPTYRDYLRTQRPLLDLERIVRRLGPRFVILARPHPTRGGPLATGGRIVDVGDHPSVQSLCLASDALLTDYSSIMFDYANLDRPIVVHTGDWEAYQAARGTYFDLRAFPPGAVARSEDELIDIFATGHWCGSRSAQLRAAFRERFCPYDDGRAAERVARHVVLGGSGLPPVVPLEQRKPVPSAACARSPLATATVPQPSGSLPVTERR, encoded by the coding sequence TTGCCCAGGTTCAGTGTCATTGTCCCCGCGTACAAGGTCCAGGCGTACCTCTCCGAGTGCCTGGACTCGGTGCTCTCGCAGTCGTACCCCGATCTGGAACTGATCGCCGTGGACGACTGCTCCCCGGACGCCTGCGGGGCGATCATCGACGAGTACGCGGACCGGGACGCGCGGGTGCGACCCGTGCACCTGGCCGAGAACCAGGGGCTCGGGCGGGCCCGGAACGCGGGGATGGCCGAGGCGACCGGTGACTACCTGGTCTTCCTCGACAGCGACGACACGCTCACCCCGGACGCGCTGCGCTCGATCGCCGACCGGATCAAGGAGACCGGCGAGCCGGACGTCCTGGTGTACGACTACGCGCGCACCTACTGGGACGGCCGGGTGGTGCGCAACCAGCTCGCCGGCCAGCTCACCGAGCAGAGCGCGGCGCCGTTCCGTCTGGAGGACCGGCCGGGGCTGCTCAGGGTGCTGATGGTGGCCTGGAACAAGGCGTACCGGCGGGAGTTCGTGGAGGAGCACGGCTTCACCTTCCCGCCGGGCTACTACGAGGACACCCCCTGGACCTTCCCGGTGCTGATGACGGCGGGGTCGATCAGCACCCTGGACCGGGTGTGCGTGCACTACCGGCAGCGCCGGCAGGGCAACATCCTCGGCACCACCAGCGCGAGGCACTTCGATCTGTTCGAGCAGTACGACCGGGTCTTCGCGTACGTCGAGGAGCATCCCGAACTGGCGTGCTGGCGGCCTGAGTTGTTCCGCCGGATGATCGACCACTACGCCACCGTGTTCACCAAGCGCGACCGGCTGCCGCGCGGCAGTCACGGCGAGTTCCTGCGCCGGGCGCGCGCCCACTACCGCCGCCACCGCGTCCCCGGAGCCCGGATGCGGCGCCGTGCCATCCTGGTCCGCTTCGGCCTGCACCGCACGTTCCGCGCGTTCCAGCTGGTCTCGGCCGTGCGCCGGCGTACGTTCAAGGCGGTGGTGAAGCTGGCCCGGGCCGTGCGGACCGGCGTGCTGCGGCTGCACTACCGGATCCAGTTGCGGCTGCCCGTGCGCGCCGACCGGGCGGTGTTCGGCTCCGGTGCGGGCCGGGGCCACGGCGGCGACCCGGGTGCCCTGGAGGAGGCGTTCCGCACCCATGTCCCGCACATCCGCACCGCGTGGATCGCCCGTCCCGAGCACCAGCACAGGGTCCCGCCCGGGCCGCGCCGGCTACGGCCCGGCACCGCCGCCTACTGGACGGCGCTGGCCCGCGCCAAGTACCTGGTCACCGACGACGTCCTGGACCCGGGCCTGCGCAAGCGCCCCGGGCAGATCCTGGTCCAGACCCGGCAGGGCACCCCGCTGGGGCACATGGGCCTGGACCTCCAGGAGCGCCCGGCGGCGGCCCGTGACACCGACTTCGCCCGGCTGCTGCGCGGCGTCGACCAGTGGGACGTCGTCCTGTCCGGCAACCGGCACTCGACCCTGACCTGGGAGCGCGTCCTCCCGGGCCGGTACCGCACCCTGGAGTACGGGTCGCCGCGCAACGACGTCTTCCAGCGGGCGACCTCGGCGGACGTGGCCCGGCTGCGCCAGTCGCTGGGCATCCCGGAGGGCGCGGTCGCGATCCTGTACGCGCCGACCTACCGGGACTATCTGCGCACCCAGCGTCCGCTGCTGGACCTGGAGCGGATCGTGCGCCGCCTCGGCCCGCGCTTCGTGATCCTGGCCCGCCCGCACCCCACCCGCGGCGGCCCCCTGGCCACGGGCGGCCGGATCGTCGACGTCGGTGACCATCCGAGCGTGCAGTCGCTGTGTCTGGCCTCGGACGCCCTCCTCACCGACTACTCGTCGATCATGTTCGACTACGCCAACCTGGACCGGCCGATCGTGGTGCACACCGGCGACTGGGAGGCGTACCAGGCGGCCCGTGGGACCTACTTCGACCTGCGTGCCTTCCCGCCGGGCGCGGTCGCGCGCAGCGAGGACGAGCTGATCGACATCTTCGCGACCGGGCACTGGTGCGGCTCGCGCTCGGCCCAGCTGCGGGCGGCGTTCCGGGAGCGGTTCTGCCCGTACGACGACGGACGCGCCGCCGAGCGGGTCGCACGGCATGTGGTGCTGGGCGGGTCGGGGCTGCCGCCGGTGGTGCCGCTGGAGCAGCGCAAGCCGGTGCCGTCGGCCGCCTGTGCGCGCTCCCCGCTGGCCACCGCCACCGTGCCGCAACCTTCCGGTTCCCTCCCCGTCACCGAGAGGCGCTGA
- a CDS encoding glycosyltransferase family 39 protein: protein MLVVGLWGLDRGGMWRDEAVSFQVGRRTVPQIWLLLHDVDAVHGLYYLLVHTVLAVHPGEVVLRLPSVCAAAGTAALVAALGTRLSRPRVGLWAGLLYAVAPMAGHYAQEGRSYALVAAGAALATLLLVRAVRCGSARSWAAYGAVLGLTCWLHEFAVLLLCAHAGALASARVGGRVWRRWACAAGGVVVSLVPMAVVSRGQAAQVAWLRRPTVVTAEGLVRGFLGPSGGVYAVCLGLALAGSAGLVGRRGEITLAGVALPLTVVPPAVLMLASQVSPLYVDRYVLYALSGAPLLVAAGAERVAGVVGRLRLSGRPGRCSPPQPGNDRSPGPNAAREDGRPKRCPSPPPRALSRSPLVALAGVFAVALAFLHQLPLLRADRNPGARPDDLGAVSRVVARELGPGDAVVFLPAHARNVALTYPGAFRGARDVALGEGAAGSGTLYGREAGAREVRRRMARLDRVWVVADPDLLAGRWIPRNHTERAKLAVLRRYFTGREEVLRGGMAVRLYVRKPVKPLPAKPLPAPASSPRAPLSRPPRPARS from the coding sequence ATGCTCGTGGTCGGGCTCTGGGGGCTCGACCGGGGCGGCATGTGGCGCGACGAGGCCGTCAGCTTCCAGGTCGGGCGGCGCACGGTGCCGCAGATCTGGCTGCTGCTGCACGACGTGGACGCCGTGCACGGCCTGTACTACCTCCTCGTGCACACCGTCCTCGCCGTCCATCCCGGCGAGGTCGTGCTGCGGCTGCCGTCGGTGTGCGCGGCGGCGGGGACGGCCGCGCTGGTGGCGGCGCTCGGCACCCGGCTGTCCCGGCCGCGCGTCGGGCTGTGGGCCGGGCTGCTGTACGCCGTCGCGCCGATGGCCGGCCACTATGCGCAGGAGGGCCGCTCGTACGCCCTGGTCGCCGCCGGGGCCGCCTTGGCGACACTGCTGCTCGTCCGGGCCGTGCGCTGCGGTTCCGCGCGTTCCTGGGCGGCGTACGGGGCCGTCCTCGGCCTCACCTGCTGGCTGCACGAGTTCGCGGTGCTGCTGCTGTGCGCCCACGCGGGAGCGCTGGCGTCGGCCCGGGTCGGGGGGAGGGTGTGGCGCCGGTGGGCGTGCGCGGCGGGCGGGGTCGTGGTGTCGCTGGTGCCGATGGCCGTGGTGTCGCGGGGGCAGGCGGCGCAGGTGGCATGGCTGCGGAGGCCCACGGTGGTGACGGCGGAAGGGCTGGTGCGGGGGTTTCTCGGGCCCTCGGGCGGGGTGTACGCGGTGTGTCTGGGCCTTGCGCTGGCCGGGTCGGCCGGGCTGGTGGGGCGGCGGGGGGAAATCACCCTCGCGGGGGTGGCGTTGCCGTTGACCGTGGTGCCGCCCGCGGTGCTGATGCTGGCCTCCCAGGTCTCGCCGCTGTACGTCGACCGGTACGTGCTGTACGCGCTGAGCGGGGCGCCGTTGCTGGTGGCGGCGGGGGCCGAGCGGGTGGCCGGGGTGGTGGGGCGGCTGCGGCTGAGCGGCCGGCCGGGAAGGTGCTCTCCGCCGCAGCCGGGGAACGACCGCTCACCGGGGCCGAACGCCGCACGCGAGGACGGGCGGCCGAAAAGGTGCCCTTCGCCGCCGCCCCGCGCGCTGTCGCGATCCCCCCTCGTCGCCCTCGCCGGCGTCTTCGCCGTCGCCCTCGCGTTCCTGCATCAGCTCCCCCTCCTCCGGGCGGACCGGAACCCCGGGGCCCGGCCCGATGATCTCGGTGCTGTTTCGCGGGTCGTGGCGCGGGAGTTGGGGCCCGGCGACGCCGTGGTGTTCCTGCCGGCACACGCACGGAACGTGGCTCTGACCTACCCGGGGGCGTTCCGGGGCGCGCGGGATGTGGCCTTGGGGGAGGGGGCCGCCGGGTCGGGGACGCTGTACGGGCGGGAGGCCGGGGCCCGGGAGGTACGGCGGCGGATGGCGCGGCTGGACCGGGTGTGGGTCGTGGCGGACCCGGATCTGCTCGCCGGGCGCTGGATCCCCCGCAACCACACCGAGCGGGCCAAACTCGCCGTGCTGCGGCGGTACTTCACCGGGCGGGAAGAGGTGCTGCGGGGCGGCATGGCCGTACGGCTGTACGTCCGCAAGCCCGTGAAGCCCCTGCCCGCGAAGCCCCTGCCCGCGCCGGCTAGTTCTCCTCGCGCCCCGCTGTCACGGCCGCCGCGTCCAGCGCGGTCGTGA